A window from Candidatus Methylarchaceae archaeon HK02M2 encodes these proteins:
- the fni gene encoding type 2 isopentenyl-diphosphate Delta-isomerase yields MKDEITKRKADHIDICLGKEVEAKTSTTLLECVHLIHNALPDLNFDSIDTSIVFLNHKFSAPIMIDAMIGGSSNSLKINENLALAAEELKIGMVIGSQRAGLTTPSLAETYSIVRKRGPNIFLASNIGATQLVKGFSKEDAKKCIDMIGANAFVVHLNSLQEVLQVEGEPFYKGVINKIHELTTYLDIPVIVKEVGFGISKEVAIKLEMAGVSAINISGTGGTSWAAVEYFRALTNGDKKRSDLGRLYWDWGIPTAISLIETKKAVKIPIIASGGIRTGLDIAKSLVLGASMSGMALPLLKRANISKDELVSFLQKVIYELKTAMFAVGCSNIQAMERERYVVTGQLVEWLR; encoded by the coding sequence ATGAAAGATGAGATAACTAAGAGAAAAGCAGATCATATCGATATCTGCCTAGGTAAAGAGGTTGAAGCAAAGACATCAACTACTCTCCTTGAATGTGTGCACTTAATTCATAATGCTCTGCCAGATTTGAATTTCGATTCTATAGATACATCAATAGTATTTTTAAATCATAAATTTTCGGCTCCCATAATGATAGATGCCATGATTGGTGGCTCTTCTAACTCATTAAAGATAAATGAGAATCTAGCTTTAGCTGCTGAGGAGCTCAAAATAGGAATGGTCATCGGTAGTCAAAGGGCAGGACTTACCACTCCATCTTTGGCTGAAACATATTCTATAGTAAGAAAGAGAGGGCCAAATATATTTTTAGCTTCAAATATTGGTGCTACTCAACTTGTAAAAGGATTTAGTAAAGAAGATGCAAAGAAGTGTATTGATATGATAGGAGCGAACGCATTTGTAGTTCATTTAAATTCTTTACAAGAGGTTTTACAGGTTGAAGGGGAGCCGTTTTATAAAGGTGTTATCAACAAGATTCATGAACTTACGACTTATTTGGACATACCTGTTATAGTTAAAGAAGTAGGATTTGGGATTTCTAAAGAGGTAGCTATCAAATTAGAAATGGCTGGAGTTTCAGCGATCAATATCTCGGGAACGGGAGGTACAAGTTGGGCTGCTGTAGAGTATTTTCGGGCCTTGACTAACGGAGATAAAAAAAGGTCTGATCTTGGTCGACTATATTGGGATTGGGGCATACCAACAGCTATCAGCTTGATAGAGACGAAGAAGGCGGTCAAGATCCCTATAATCGCATCAGGTGGAATTAGAACTGGATTGGACATAGCCAAGAGCTTGGTTTTAGGCGCAAGTATGTCAGGTATGGCTCTACCTTTGTTAAAGCGTGCAAACATCTCTAAAGATGAATTGGTTTCGTTCTTACAAAAGGTTATCTACGAGTTGAAGACAGCCATGTTCGCAGTAGGTTGTAGTAACATACAAGCTATGGAACGTGAGAGATACGTGGTCACAGGACAGTTGGTTGAATGGCTGAGATAA
- a CDS encoding polyprenyl synthetase family protein produces MSLIEQLEKTASEVDKYILSILEGKPKILYEASSHLIRAGGKRLRPFLVIKSCEIFDCNIKKVIPAAAALELLHNFTLVHDDIMDHDLIRHGVPTVHAKYGIPLGIVAGDILFIKVFESIISGMQELKISKSTIIKVLELVVRSSIKVCEGQVRDLKMSSERRFYSIKTYLEMIREKTGSLFETACRVGSVIGGAKNEDQKAMAKFGRYLGIAFQLIDDTLGVAGDPKVTGKPVGSDLREGKKTYALLMAIQLANQDDKFKIQKVFGKKEAKQEEMDEALTIISKTGAVDKVRGKAQFYTDKAISILKRFPNSHSKETLLELTHFIVTRNL; encoded by the coding sequence ATGAGCCTAATTGAACAATTAGAAAAAACAGCATCTGAAGTTGATAAATACATTCTGTCAATATTAGAGGGTAAACCGAAGATTCTGTATGAGGCTTCCTCACATTTAATAAGGGCGGGAGGAAAAAGGTTAAGACCTTTTCTCGTTATAAAGTCTTGTGAAATCTTCGACTGTAATATAAAGAAGGTAATACCAGCTGCCGCAGCTCTTGAACTCCTACATAACTTTACTTTGGTTCATGATGATATAATGGACCATGATCTAATACGACATGGTGTGCCCACCGTACATGCTAAATACGGTATACCTCTTGGGATAGTTGCAGGGGATATTTTATTCATAAAAGTCTTTGAGTCGATCATATCAGGGATGCAAGAACTCAAGATTAGTAAAAGTACTATAATCAAGGTATTGGAGTTAGTGGTTAGATCGTCTATCAAGGTTTGTGAAGGACAGGTAAGGGATTTAAAGATGTCTTCAGAACGACGCTTCTACTCTATAAAAACATACTTGGAAATGATTCGAGAGAAGACTGGATCGCTGTTTGAGACCGCCTGTAGAGTTGGTAGTGTTATTGGAGGTGCGAAAAACGAGGATCAGAAAGCTATGGCTAAATTTGGTAGGTATCTTGGAATAGCCTTTCAACTGATAGATGATACCCTGGGTGTTGCAGGTGATCCTAAAGTGACTGGTAAACCTGTGGGTAGTGATCTTAGAGAAGGGAAGAAGACTTATGCCCTTTTAATGGCTATACAACTTGCAAATCAAGATGATAAGTTTAAGATTCAAAAAGTTTTTGGAAAGAAAGAAGCCAAACAAGAGGAAATGGATGAAGCATTAACTATAATATCTAAGACTGGTGCAGTCGATAAAGTAAGGGGTAAAGCCCAATTTTATACCGATAAAGCGATATCAATTCTTAAAAGATTCCCTAATTCACATTCAAAAGAGACATTGTTAGAGCTAACTCATTTTATAGTAACTCGAAATCTATAA
- a CDS encoding glutamate--tRNA ligase, producing the protein MVEIQPDIRRIILKHALLNAYKHNGECKIGAVLGKVIGEKPNLKILAKDLYPIVNDVVDEVNQLSQNEQKSMLNSNFPEAIIDIQDRVKENKLPLLPSSEMYSTIVTRFSPNPDCVLHLGSARAIILSHDYAREYGGKFILRFEDTDPRLKKASLIFYKLIREDLEWLGCKWDEEFIQSDRLNIYYNIVEKLIQVRGAYICTCHPTNFRSYITLGKACPCRELSIEEQMTRWRKMLDGSYKEGQAIVRVKTDLSHPNPAVRDWPALRIIDTMKHPHPRVGSKYNVWPLYNFSTGIDDKFMGITHIIRGKEHLTNTVRQKFMYKYLKWEYPIAIHYGRLKMEDAVLSKSKIVQGVEDGSYTDFDDPRLATFLAFKRRGIQADAIRKLIYDVGIKPVDVTISWSNLYAYNKQIIDKIASRYFAIFDEIELHIHGVKEDIEANLLKHPDDRSKGYRKLKVPQKKGIAVLFVSRSDVEQLLLKPIVRLMGLMNIGDVKFGDGCLTANFKGWSIQEAKLHKAPIIHWLPIKCLIKVILIMPTAERVEGLAEKNLGKEPINSLVQLERVGFGRIDSKSDDMVFIYHTSR; encoded by the coding sequence TTGGTAGAGATTCAGCCCGATATTAGGCGCATAATTCTTAAACATGCTCTTTTAAACGCCTATAAGCATAATGGAGAGTGCAAAATAGGAGCAGTCTTAGGGAAAGTGATAGGCGAGAAGCCAAATCTAAAAATTCTCGCAAAGGATTTATATCCTATTGTGAATGATGTAGTTGATGAAGTCAACCAACTAAGTCAAAATGAACAAAAATCTATGCTCAATTCGAATTTCCCTGAAGCTATTATTGATATCCAAGATAGAGTTAAAGAGAATAAACTCCCTTTGCTTCCAAGTTCTGAGATGTACTCTACGATAGTTACCAGATTTTCTCCAAATCCAGATTGTGTGCTTCACTTAGGCTCAGCCCGTGCGATAATCCTCTCTCACGATTACGCTAGAGAATATGGAGGAAAATTCATTCTTAGATTTGAGGATACAGATCCAAGGCTAAAGAAGGCATCTTTAATTTTTTATAAGTTGATAAGAGAAGACCTTGAATGGTTAGGATGTAAATGGGATGAGGAGTTTATCCAAAGTGATAGACTTAATATTTATTATAATATTGTAGAAAAGTTAATCCAAGTAAGAGGAGCGTATATCTGCACTTGCCATCCAACTAATTTTCGTAGCTACATAACTTTGGGAAAAGCTTGCCCGTGTAGGGAACTAAGTATTGAAGAACAGATGACTAGATGGAGAAAGATGTTGGATGGGAGCTATAAAGAGGGACAAGCTATAGTCAGAGTTAAAACAGATCTTAGCCATCCGAACCCTGCTGTAAGAGATTGGCCCGCCTTACGAATTATTGACACTATGAAGCACCCGCATCCAAGAGTTGGCTCAAAATATAATGTTTGGCCACTGTACAACTTCTCAACAGGTATAGATGACAAATTCATGGGCATCACTCATATCATAAGGGGTAAGGAACATCTCACTAACACAGTTAGGCAGAAATTTATGTATAAGTACTTAAAATGGGAGTACCCCATAGCGATCCATTATGGAAGGCTAAAGATGGAGGATGCCGTATTAAGCAAATCCAAGATAGTCCAAGGGGTAGAAGACGGTTCATATACGGATTTTGATGATCCCAGATTAGCAACTTTCCTAGCTTTTAAGCGTAGAGGTATTCAAGCTGACGCTATAAGGAAATTAATATATGATGTAGGAATCAAGCCAGTAGATGTTACAATAAGTTGGTCAAATCTCTATGCTTATAACAAACAGATTATAGATAAGATTGCATCTAGATACTTTGCCATCTTTGACGAGATCGAGCTTCATATTCATGGAGTTAAGGAGGATATAGAGGCAAATCTATTAAAGCATCCTGATGATAGATCGAAAGGGTATAGAAAGCTTAAAGTTCCACAGAAGAAGGGCATTGCAGTTCTCTTCGTATCTAGATCAGATGTTGAGCAGTTATTATTAAAACCAATAGTTAGGTTAATGGGGCTCATGAATATAGGAGATGTAAAATTTGGAGATGGCTGCCTTACGGCGAATTTTAAGGGATGGTCGATTCAAGAAGCAAAATTGCATAAAGCACCAATTATTCATTGGCTCCCTATAAAATGCCTGATCAAGGTGATCTTAATCATGCCTACAGCAGAAAGAGTTGAGGGTTTAGCTGAAAAAAACCTTGGAAAAGAACCCATCAATTCATTAGTACAATTAGAGAGAGTAGGCTTTGGGCGTATAGATTCAAAATCGGATGATATGGTTTTTATCTACCATACATCAAGATAA
- the hisF gene encoding imidazole glycerol phosphate synthase subunit HisF, producing the protein MVFVKIMPCLDMKDGRVVKGVNFVDLRDAGDPIKNAKFYEEEGADELAMLDIAATIEGRKTRLEWVKNVINVISIPLTVGGGITNLKDMEELFDLGVSKVSINTAAVRKPDLIKKASKKFSKERIVVAIDGKRNPKMPQGFEVVIKGGTEGTKIDAVEWARRCEELGAGEILPTSMDEDGTLSGYDLEFTRSIAEAVEIPIIASGGAGTLEHLLEAVVKGKATTLLAASIFHFRKYSIREVKDFLQNKGIEVKI; encoded by the coding sequence TTGGTCTTTGTAAAGATTATGCCATGTCTAGATATGAAGGATGGTCGAGTTGTCAAAGGTGTTAATTTCGTAGATCTACGGGATGCTGGTGACCCAATTAAAAACGCGAAGTTTTATGAGGAAGAGGGAGCCGATGAACTTGCCATGTTAGACATTGCGGCGACCATTGAAGGAAGAAAAACAAGGCTTGAATGGGTTAAAAACGTAATAAATGTTATCTCAATTCCTTTAACAGTGGGAGGAGGGATTACCAATTTGAAGGATATGGAAGAATTGTTTGATCTAGGTGTTAGCAAAGTATCGATAAATACTGCTGCTGTAAGAAAGCCTGATCTTATTAAAAAAGCTTCAAAAAAATTTAGTAAAGAAAGGATCGTAGTAGCTATCGACGGTAAGAGGAACCCTAAGATGCCCCAAGGCTTCGAGGTTGTAATAAAAGGAGGAACTGAAGGAACCAAAATAGATGCTGTTGAGTGGGCTAGAAGATGCGAAGAATTAGGTGCTGGAGAGATTCTACCTACGAGCATGGATGAGGATGGGACCTTATCGGGCTACGATCTCGAATTTACTAGATCTATTGCTGAAGCGGTCGAGATACCAATAATTGCCTCAGGGGGGGCGGGAACATTAGAGCATTTATTAGAGGCAGTAGTCAAGGGCAAAGCCACAACGCTTTTAGCTGCTTCCATCTTTCATTTCAGAAAGTATTCTATTAGGGAAGTAAAGGATTTCTTACAAAATAAAGGCATAGAGGTTAAAATTTAA